From a single Ascaphus truei isolate aAscTru1 chromosome 2, aAscTru1.hap1, whole genome shotgun sequence genomic region:
- the CPNE3 gene encoding copine-3 produces MAAQCVTKVELNVSCDNLLDRDVGSKSDPLCMLLMNSSGQQWFEIDRTERIQNCLNPKFSKKFLVDYYFEVVQKLKFGIYDIDNKTVDLSDDDFLGEFECTLGQVVSSKKLTRPLVLKNGKPAGKGSITIYAEEVKDNRVVLFEMEARKLDKKDLFGKSDPYLEFHKQTADGRWQMVHRTEVIKNNLNPVWRPFKIPLRSLCDGEMEKPIRVECFDYDNDGSHDLIGIFQTEMSKLKEASRTMPVEFDCINEKKKQKKKGYRNSGVVSVKQCQIIVEYSFLDYIMGGCQMNFVVGIDFTGSNGDPRSPNSLHHISPNGVNEYLTAIWSVGMVIQDYDADQMFPSFGFGAQIPPTGHVSHEFPINFNPSNPFCAGIQGIVDAYRACLPQIKLYGPTNFSPIINHVAKFAAAATQQRTASQYFVLMIITDGVITDLDETRHAIVNAAKLPMSIIIVGVGGADFSAMEFLDGDNGGLRSPSGEMAIRDIVQFVPFRNFMQAPKEALAQSVLAEVPQQVVSYFSLYKLNPPKDPTVK; encoded by the exons ATGGCAGCACAATGTGTAACCAAGGTAGAGCTGAACGTCTCCTGTGACAATCTTCTAGATCGAGATGTGGGCTCCAAATCTGATCCTTTGTGTATGCTCCTCATGAATTCCAGTGgccagcaatggtttgag ATTGATCGCACAGAAAGAATACAAAATTGCTTGAACCCCAAGTTCTCCAAGAAGTTCTTGGTTGACTACTACTTTGAGGTGGTTCAGAAGCTGAAGTTTGGAATTTATGACATTGACAACAAAACTGTTGATCTGAGTGATGATGATTTCCTGGGAGAGTTTGAATGTACACTGGGACAA GTTGTCTCCAGTAAGAAACTAACAAGACCCCTTGTTCTCAAGAATGGCAAGCCAGCAGGGAAAGGAAGCATCACG ATTTATGCAGAAGAAGTGAAGGATAACAGAGTGGTCCTATTTGAAATGGAAGCAAGGAAATTGGATAAAAAG GATTTATTCGGTAAGTCTGACCCATACCTGGAGTTTCACAAACAGACTGCAGATGGAAGGTGGCAGATGGTCCATAGAACAGAA GTGATTAAAAACAATCTGAATCCCGTCTGGAGACCCTTTAAGATACCTCTGCGTTCTCTCTGCGATGGCGAAATGGAGAAACCCATCAGG GTTGAATGTTTTGACTATGACAATGACGGATCACATGACCTAATAGGAATCTTTCAGACCGAAATGTCTAAACTTAAGGAAGCCTCCCGCACAATGCCA GTGGAATTTGACTGCATAAATGAAAAGAAGAAGCAAAAGAAGAAGGGTTACAGAAATTCGGGGGTAGTGAGTGTAAAACAGTGTCAG ATTATAGTTGAATACTCTTTCCTGGACTATATCATGGGAGGATGCCAGATGAATTTTGTT GTTGGAATTGACTTCACAGGCTCAAATGGAGATCCCCGTTCGCCAAACTCCCTGCACCACATCAGCCCGAATGGAGTTAATGAATACCTGACCGCCATCTGGTCTGTAGGAATGGTGATTCAGGATTATGATGC agatcaAATGTTCCCATCCTTTGGTTTTGGAGCTCAGATACCACCTACAGGACAC GTTTCACATGAGTTCCCAATCAATTTTAACCCATCAAATCCCTTCTGTGCTG gAATCCAGGGAATTGTAGATGCTTATCGAGCTTGCCTTCCACAAATTAAACTGTATGGGCCCACTAATTTTTCTCCAATAATCAATCATGTTGCAAAGTTTGCCGCTGCAGCTACACAACAACGCACAGCTTCT caaTACTTTGTGCTCATGATTATCACTGATGGAGTCATAACAGATCTAGACGAGACCAGACACGCCATTGTCAATGCTGCCAAGCTTCCCATGTCCATCATAATAGTTGGAGTTGGTGGAGCTGACTTTAGTGCCATGGAATTCCTTGATGGTGACAATGGAGGCCTTAGGTCGCCATCAGGGGAAATGGCCATCAGAGACATTGTCCAGTTCGTACCATTCAGGAACTTCATGCAG GCTCCAAAAGAAGCCCTTGCTCAGAGTGTCTTGGCAGAGGTGCCCCAGCAGGTCGTCTCCTACTTCAGCTTGTACAAACTCAATCCACCCAAGGACCCTACTGTGAAATGA